A window of the Hypanus sabinus isolate sHypSab1 chromosome 25, sHypSab1.hap1, whole genome shotgun sequence genome harbors these coding sequences:
- the rbm15 gene encoding RNA-binding protein 15 — protein sequence MKEKDVSPKTGGKRGEERRGGHHQQPRKIGNNHNSINRNNKNHGNAKRTRNISGKRTNNRDYDVYAPNRTANNLSLSSASSRTSRNERQPGEYKTLKISNLGSQLSDGAIEDGLFHEFKKFGDVSVKISRDGDERVALVNFRHSEDAKAAKHAKGRLVLHDRPLKIETVYPAPKGRSYSPELDGYSAPSVQANRHRQRSLSPAGLGYREHRAQQRSSLGRQIAPPPPPPPPPPPQRDLERERDYAFYEGRGRAAYALERTAFREDEILPEDDKRANRTLFIGNLDPSVSQNDLLLAFERFGVILEVDIKRPPRGQGNSYGFLKFENLDMAHRAKIAMSGKVIGRNPIKIGYGKATPTTRLWVGGLGAWVPVAGLAREFDRFGTIRSIDYRKGDSWAYIQYESLDAAQAACTQMRGFPLGGPDRRLRVDFADTEHRYPQQYLQALPLPHFDLIGDGLLPRGAECLRGRERNSPPMHFRERDLFPGNDWHVLSVRERSRSSHEPFEHLDCEVRDSWSLERDREHILQNWDQRRKRRGPVDVRPSDCSPSNDRSRKRRCVSPDRSPGNSSRDGGRHSDSDRDAKNERYSPNRGDRRNSAEKISSGKHEVKATSLPEKEKDRKHRTIESMSPLKSKSKSDLNAKASDSFQEYDRKLNVAWHGMLVLKNSSFSTNMHFLEGDLSVATNLLVDVSTGGKVAQLKITQRLRLDQPKLDEVTRRIKASGTNGYCVLLAVPALNSVEHVEGVSTGLEQATSPQRPLRNLVSYLKQKQAAGVISLPVGGSKEKDHTGVLHAFPPCDFSQQYLQTSARALAKSEEDCLVIIIVRGAA from the coding sequence ATGAAGGAGAAAGACGTCTCGCCCAAAACTGGTGGTAAACGAGGGGAAGAAAGGCGAGGTGGCCATCACCAGCAGCCGAGGAAAATAGGGAATAATCATAACAGTATCAATAGAAACAACAAAAACCATGGTAATGCCAAGAGAACTCGCAATATCAGTGGCAAAAGGACCAATAACAGAGATTATGATGTTTATGCACCTAACCGAACTGCTAATAACTTGAGTCTTTCTTCTGCTTCCTCAAGGACTAGTAGGAATGAAAGACAACCTGGTGAATACAAAACTTTAAAGATCAGCAATCTGGGTTCCCAGTTGAGTGATGGTGCAATTGAGGATGGTCTTTTCCATGAGTTTAAGAAGTTTGGGGATGTTAGTGTGAAAATATCCAGGGATGGTGATGAAAGAGTGGCGTTGGTGAATTTCAGACACTCCGAGGATGCAAAGGCTGCCAAGCATGCCAAGGGCAGACTGGTGTTGCATGATCGTCCTCTAAAGATTGAAACTGTTTACCCTGCACCAAAAGGAAGAAGTTACTCACCTGAACTGGATGGGTATTCTGCACCCAGCGTCCAGGCCAATCGTCATCGACAGAGATCTTTGTCTCCAGCAGGACTTGGCTACAGAGAGCACAGAGCTCAACAGCGCAGTTCTTTGGGACGTCAGATAGCACCGCCGCCGCCGCCACCACCACCTCCTCCTCCCCAGAGAGACTTGGAGAGAGAGCGTGATTATGCCTTTTATGAAGGTCGGGGTCGAGCTGCTTATGCTCTGGAGAGGACTGCATTTAGGGAAGATGAAATCTTGCCCGAAGATGACAAGCGAGCTAATAGGACGTTGTTTATTGGGAACCTGGATCCTTCTGTTTCACAAAATGATCTTTTGCTTGCATTTGAGCGGTTTGGTGTTATTTTGGAGGTGGATATTAAAAGGCCACCTCGAGGACAAGGAAATTCGTATGGCTTTCTGAAATTTGAAAACTTGGACATGGCTCACCGAGCTAAGATTGCAATGTCTGGCAAAGTGATCGGGAGAAATCCTATCAAGATTGGTTATGGGAAAGCAACTCCCACTACACGTTTGTGGGTTGGGGGATTGGGTGCCTGGGTTCCTGTGGCTGGTCTTGCAAGGGAATTTGACCGCTTTGGTACCATAAGGTCCATTGACTATAGAAAAGGAGACAGTTGGGCTTACATTCAATATGAAAGCTTGGATGCTGCTCAAGCAGCTTGCACTCAGATGCGTGGCTTTCCGTTGGGTGGACCAGATCGGCGGTTAAGAGTTGACTTTGCTGACACAGAGCATCGATACCCTCAACAGTATCTGCAAGCCTTGCCTCTTCCTCATTTTGATTTGATTGGGGATGGCCTTCTTCCTCGTGGTGCGGAGTGTCTGAGAGGTAGGGAAAGGAACTCTCCCCCAATGCATTTTCGAGAAAGGGACCTTTTTCCAGGCAATGATTGGCATGTTCTTTCCGTTCGGGAAAGAAGTCGAAGTAGCCATGAACCATTTGAGCACCTTGATTGTGAAGTCCGGGACAGCTGGTCTCTTGAACGTGACCGTGAACATATTTTGCAAAATTGGGACcaaagaaggaaaaggagaggACCTGTGGATGTACGTCCTTCTGATTGCTCACCCAGTAATGATCGGTCCAGAAAGCGCCGTTGTGTTTCACCAGATCGCAGCCCAGGTAATAGCAGCCGTGATGGTGGACGTCATAGTGACTCTGACCGTGATGCAAAGAATGAGCGATACTCCCCCAATAGAGGAGACAGACGTAACAGTGCGGAGAAAATCTCTAGTGGTAAGCATGAGGTCAAAGCCACCAGCTTGcctgaaaaggagaaggatcgAAAGCATAGAACTATAGAGTCCATGAGCCCCCTGAAGAGCAAATCAAAATCTGATCTCAATGCCAAAGCATCTGACAGCTTCCAGGAATATGATCGCAAATTGAACGTAGCCTGGCATGGAATGCTAGTTCTGAAGAATAGTTCTTTCTCAACAAACATGCACTTCCTCGAGGGTGATCTAAGTGTTGCAACCAATTTGTTAGTGGACGTCTCAACTGGCGGAAAGGTAGCGCAGTTAAAAATCACTCAGCGCCTACGACTGGATCAACCTAAATTGGATGAGGTAACGAGACGTATCAAAGCATCTGGCACTAATGGTTATTGTGTCCTGTTGGCCGTACCAGCTTTAAACAGCGTGGAACATGTGGAAGGAGTGTCCACTGGTTTAGAGCAAGCTACTTCACCACAGCGACCATTGAGGAACTTGGTGTCCTACCTAAAACAAAAGCAAGCTGCTGGAGTCATCAGCTTGCCCGTTGGAGGCAGTAAAGAGAAGGACCACACAGGTGTGCTCCATGCTTTTCCTCCATGTGATTTTTCTCAACAGTATCTGCAAACCTCTGCTCGAGCCCTGGCCAAATCTGAAGAAGACTGTCTAGTTATAATAATTGTACGTGGTGCAGCTTAG